The following are encoded in a window of Ursus arctos isolate Adak ecotype North America unplaced genomic scaffold, UrsArc2.0 scaffold_27, whole genome shotgun sequence genomic DNA:
- the LOC113262051 gene encoding beta-defensin 130B-like yields the protein MRLHSLLSVLFLFVTMIPKARTGVIPGQKQCVLLKGVCKDGGCTTTDDTIGECNEEKKCCRKWWVLFPYATPVPKAKSP from the exons ATGAGACTCCattcccttctttctgttctcttcctctttgtgACTATGATACCAAAAG CGAGGACTGGCGTTATTCCCGGGCAGAAGCAGTGTGTTCTCCTGAAAGGCGTGTGCAAGGACGGAGGATGCACAACCACGGATGACACCATTGGTGAATGTAACGAGGAGAAAAAGTGTTGTAGAAAGTGGTGGGTCCTTTTTCCCTATGCAACGCCGGTTCCCAAAGCAAAATCTCCTTAG